The following are encoded together in the Mycteria americana isolate JAX WOST 10 ecotype Jacksonville Zoo and Gardens chromosome 2, USCA_MyAme_1.0, whole genome shotgun sequence genome:
- the OTUD1 gene encoding OTU domain-containing protein 1: MQLYSSVITHYPAGGTAAAAAAAAPPSAAGVFKVSLSPGPPSAEAASAAEAAGPSPSAESPAKDGFVPGGASSSSSTAAMPAFSSCLEVMPSGPAAGPGGRPAGGPQYSSCAQVTVSRRRPLERIVPIRIVQRAEAPGELVPASPRSRAWLEGILESMRQAGGDGEAAALPPSAEEPSNRSLRLSEHCQALQAAAAGGQPGPVPGCRPAERSGSQAQPAAGPSLGEEEEDGAGPDVRRGPGGRPERSEKLALYLAEVEKQDKYLRQKGRFRFHIIPDGNCLYRAVCKAVYGDQRLHGELREQTVHYIADHLDHFNPIIEGDVGEFLIGAAQDGAWAGYPELLAMGQMLNVNIHLTTGGRPESPTVSTMVHYLGPEDPTRPSIWLSWLSNGHYDAVLDRVCPNPEYEAWCRQTQVQRRRDEELAKSMAVSLSKMYIEQNACS, from the coding sequence ATGCAGCTCTACAGCTCCGTGATCACCCACTACCCGGCGGGCGGGacggccgccgccgcagccgccgcggccccgccgagcgCCGCCGGAGTCTTCAAGGTCTCCTTGTCGCCGGGACCCCCCTCCGCGGAGGCAGCGAGCGCCGCCGAGGCCGCGGGCCCGAGCCCGTCCGCCGAGAGCCCCGCCAAGGACGGCTTCGTTCCCGGGGgggcgagcagcagcagcagcaccgccgCCATGCccgccttctcctcctgcctggaGGTGATGCcgagcggccccgcggcgggccccggcggccggccggccggcggcccGCAGTACAGCTCCTGCGCGCAGGTCACCGTCAGCCGCCGCCGGCCGCTGGAGCGGATCGTGCCCATCCGCATCGTGCAGCGAGCCGAGGCCCCCGGCGAGCTGGTGCCGGCCTCGCCGCGCAGCCGCGCCTGGCTGGAGGGCATCCTGGAGAGCATGCGGCAGGCCGGGGGGGACGGCGAGGCCGCCGCCCTGCCGCCGTCCGCCGAGGAGCCCAGCAACCGCAGCCTGCGCCTCAGCGAGCACTGCCAGGCGCTgcaggcggcggccgccggcggccAGCCCGGGCCGGTCCCCGGCTGTCGCCCCGCGGAGAGGAGCGGCAGCCAGGCGcagcccgccgccggcccctcgctcggggaggaggaggaggacggagcGGGTCCCGATGTGCGCAGGGGGCCGGGCGGCAGGCCGGAGCGCAGCGAGAAGCTGGCGCTGTACCTGGCCGAGGTGGAGAAGCAGGACAAGTACCTGCGGCAGAAGGGCCGGTTCCGCTTCCACATCATCCCCGACGGGAACTGCCTCTACCGCGCCGTCTGCAAGGCGGTGTACGGGGACCAGCGGCTGCACGGCGAGCTCCGCGAGCAGACCGTGCACTACATCGCCGACCACCTGGACCACTTCAACCCTATCATCGAGGGCGACGTGGGAGAGTTCCTCATCGGCGCCGCCCAGGACGGGGCCTGGGCCGGCTACCCGGAGCTGCTGGCCATGGGGCAGATGCTGAACGTGAACATCCACCTCACCACGGGCGGGCGGCCCGAGAGCCCCACCGTTTCCACCATGGTTCACTACCTGGGGCCCGAGGACCCGACACGGCCCAGTATCTGGCTGAGCTGGCTTAGCAATGGGCACTACGATGCAGTGCTGGACCGCGTGTGCCCCAACCCGGAGTACGAGGCGTGGTGCAGGCAGACTCAGGTACAGCGCAGACGGGATGAGGAGCTGGCCAAGTCCATGGCGGTGTCCTTGTCCAAGATGTACATTGAGCAGAATGCCTGCTCTTGA